ATTTCTTTTTGTAATGATAGGAATCCTTTGACAAAAAAATGACTGAGCGCCTGACTACATGCTAGGTCCTTAGTAAATGAACACAGAATGACAGACTATTGTTAGTGACTACATGTATGAAGAGTATgctatgtgagtatgtgtgcagaggactcaacccagagccttgtgcatgccagGGAGAaagttgggttgtttttgtttaaaagatttattttgtgtatttaagtattttgcctgaatgtgggTGTGCTACCATCTTACCTGCCTggtcagaggaggacatcagatccactggaaatggagttacaggggGCTGTGTGTGCTAGGAGTACCATGTCCTCTGGGTACGTGCTCATTAGCccctattttgatttttttttgttttgtttttttgttttttgagacagggtttctctgtgtagctctggctgtcctggaactcactttgtagaccaggctggcctcgaactcagaaatccgcctgcctctgcctcctgagtgctgggattaaaggcgtgcgccaccacgcccggcttttgattttttttgtatttgagtaTACTGCCACTGtttcagaagaaggcattggatccaattacagatgattgtgagccaccatgtggtcgctgggaattgaactcaggacctctggaagagcagtcagtactcttaaccgctgagccatctctccagccctgattttttttaaaaaataattttatgtgcattgatgttttgcctgcatgtatgtcagaTTTCggcattacagacagttgtgagctgccatgtgggtgctgggaattgaatccagttcctctggaagagcggtcggtgctcttaactgctgagccatcaggtttttttgtttgtctggctagggttttttgttgttgttgctttttgaaacagggcttctctatgtaaccctggctgtcctggaactcagaaatctgcctgcctctgcctcccaagtgctgggattgcagtagTGCCCTACAGTGCCTTTTTTATTGCTTGTTTTTTGAGGTAGTTCACAATATAGCCCTAACtttcctggagcttgctatataggctcacagagatccacctgcctctacctttccTTGTATCAAAGGAGTACAATAACAGGCTTGGCtccatctttttttcccctccctttttGTGAGATGAGatctctctgtagcccaagctggcagGAAACTCACTGTGCCGGTGTCGATCTCCAACTGCACATAATCCTTTTTCCTCAGCCTCTGAAATCTTGAGATTCCTGATGAGTTATCATATCCGGCTGTTGTATTTTATACAGCAGAAAAACATGTCTTGGAgtgtttaaaatacatttattgtaTGTACGCCCATGCGAATTTGAATGGCTGTCTTGTAGATCCCAGAGACAGGTCATCGGGCTTGGCGCTGTGTATCTTCACTCGGTAAGCCATGGCACTGGGCCTTAGAACGGTGACAGCTATGGGATCTGGAAGTAGAGCACCCAAGCGTGTGGAGGGTGTGGCGTCAGTTGCTATGGTTCCCTATAGCTCTCAGATCACGTGATTCGGGGCACCTCGGCGCTGTCCTCTGTGGTCTCAGGCCACGTGGTTCCGGGACTGAAAATGGCGGCGGTAGGCAGCCCAGGTTCGCTTGAGTCCGCTCCACGAATAATGCGGCTGGTCGCTGAGTGCAGTCGCTCCGGAGCTCGGGCGGGTGAGCTGCGGCTGCCGCATGGAACGGTAGCCACCCCTGTGTTCATGCCTGTGGGTACACAGGCCACCATGAAGGGTATCACCACGGAGCAGCTGGACTCCCTGGGCTGCCGCATCTGCTTGGGCAACACCTACCATCTGGGGCTGAGGCCGGTGTGTGGATTCGATCTGGGGGGTGGGTGGCGAGGGGGTCTTTGGAAAAGTCTGTTGAGTAAGGCCCACAGTGCCGGGGCTCACCCACACCTGGCCGTGGAGCTGCGGGCACCGCTAACTTTTTCTCCCTCACAGGGACCGGAGCTGATCCGGAAAGCCCAGGGTCTTCACGGCTTCATGAATTGGCCCCACAATCTGCTGACGGTGAGTTGGGGTTGCCGCCCTCGGGCGCTGCGTTGAGGTGAGAGGTCCCCAGTCTCAATCTCCTGACAGCTTCGCTGCGGGGTCTCCCCAGGATAGCGGCGGCTTCCAGATGGTGTCCCTCTTCTCCCTGTCCGAGGTGACGGAGGAGGGCGTCCACTTCCGCTCGCCCTACGATGGAGAAGAGACACTTTTGAGCCCAGAGAGGTCGGTGGAGATCCAGAATGCTCTGGGTAAGAGGAGGGCTTCGAACGCCACGTATGGTTTGGATCGTCTTTGAATTTGGACTCTTTCACCTAACGAAAATAAggatagccgggcgtggtggcgcatgcctttaatcccagcactcgggaggcagaggcaggcagatttctgagttcgaggccagcctggtctacaaagtgagctccaggacagccagggctacacagagaaaccctgtctcgaaaaaccaaaaaaaaaaaaaaagaaaaaaaagaaaagaaggataaAGAATAGGTCCTGTGTTGGGCATGTGCAAGAGTTAATTAGAGTGTTTTGCCAGTGTCCTGGTCTAGATCCTCactacagcaaacaaacaaaacaaacactttaaaaaggagggtggggggtggcgcacacctttaatcccagcacttgggaggcagagccaggcggatttctgagtttgaggccagcctggtctacaaagtgagttccaggacagccaggactacacagagaaaccctgtcttgaaaacaacagaGAGAAAAAGTTGGATGTCAAAGCTGGCAGTAGTAGAATTATACCTAAAATCTTGAAGTGTGGGGGTAGGGAGATTGCTGTGAGTGGACAGCCTGGACTGCAGGGCTCAAAggaagacaccctgtctcaaagaaaaaagaaaaaaaaaaaaaagacaaagaagctgTTTTCATTTCCTGACAAAACAGAGAACTAATGCCAGTACTGTAAGCACAGTACTGAATACAGAGtcatccttttttatttattggtttgttttatgtgtatgtattttattatttacttattgtttattattttggagagggtctcactatgcagcttcAGCTGGGCAAGAACTCTCTAGGTAgactggtagaccaggctggcctcaaacacagataCACCCGCTTTTGCCTCTCCTctggagtgctggcattaaagacaggtgccaccacacccagctgttagTGTTCTTAGTAACAAattgaatttaataaaatattggtGACAACAAGATAAGATAGTCATGGTTTGGGCCCCTTATTTCCATCCatgtagtttattttattttgtctttttttttttaagatttatttatttatttattatatgtaagtacactgtagctgtcttcagacactccagaagagggagtcagatctcgtgatcggatggttgtgagccaccatgtggtcgctgggatttgaactcctgaccttcggaagagcagtccgggtgctcttacccactgagccatctcaccagcccccaattttgtcttatttttgagacagagacctACATAGTCTatgctggcctggacctcacttCTGCTTTAACTGAGGTTGACTTTGAACCCCCGATCCTTTTCTCTCACCTCCAGAGTGGTGGAATTACAGTCAAATGCCATCATTCCTAGTTTTATACTGAGGATCAAGGCTTTTTGTATATTACATGAGCATTCGATTCATTGAGCTACATCTACAGTCCAGGACAGTTTATGTTGTGTAGACTGCACATGGGGCTGGAGCCTTGGAACATAAGCTCCAACTCTTTCCCACTTCTGTACAGACGAGTACAAAAGATCTGCTGGGAACTTTATGTCTGATGTCTCCGGTGCTGGGCACGGGCTTTATCGTAAAGCCTTCTTATGAAACCTGTGTTA
This portion of the Mus musculus strain C57BL/6J chromosome 9, GRCm38.p6 C57BL/6J genome encodes:
- the Qtrt1 gene encoding queuine tRNA-ribosyltransferase catalytic subunit 1 isoform X1, translated to MAAVGSPGSLESAPRIMRLVAECSRSGARAGELRLPHGTVATPVFMPVGTQATMKGITTEQLDSLGCRICLGNTYHLGLRPGPELIRKAQGLHGFMNWPHNLLTDSGGFQMVSLFSLSEVTEEGVHFRSPYDGEETLLSPERSVEIQNALGSDIIMQLDHVVSSTVTGPLVEEAMHRSVRWLDRCIAAHKHPDKQNLFAIIQGGLNADLRTTCLKEMTKRDVPGFAIGGLSGGESKAQFWKMVALSTSMLPKDKPRYLMGVGYATDLVVCVALGCDMFDCVYPTRTAAQPSLPACPATQ
- the Qtrt1 gene encoding queuine tRNA-ribosyltransferase catalytic subunit 1 isoform X2, whose protein sequence is MAAVGSPGSLESAPRIMRLVAECSRSGARAGELRLPHGTVATPVFMPVGTQATMKGITTEQLDSLGCRICLGNTYHLGLRPGPELIRKAQGLHGFMNWPHNLLTDSGGFQMVSLFSLSEVTEEGVHFRSPYDGEETLLSPERSVEIQNALGSDIIMQLDHVVSSTVTGPLVEEAMHRSVRWLDRCIAAHKHPDKQNLFAIIQGGLNADLRTTCLKEMTKRDVPGFAIGGLSGGESKAQFWKMVALSTSMLPKDKPRYLMGVGWTLLPFFHGSTQLCHRFGGLRGSWM